One genomic region from Ornithinimicrobium flavum encodes:
- a CDS encoding multicopper oxidase domain-containing protein: protein MNVLPMESFAVDLQADNPGEWLVHCHNIYHGELGMMTVLSYVA, encoded by the coding sequence GTGAACGTCCTGCCGATGGAGAGCTTCGCGGTCGATCTCCAGGCGGACAATCCGGGTGAGTGGTTGGTGCACTGCCACAACATCTATCACGGAGAGCTCGGCATGATGACGGTGCTGTCGTACGTCGCCTGA
- a CDS encoding NADH-ubiquinone oxidoreductase-F iron-sulfur binding region domain-containing protein, whose amino-acid sequence MTSQASVLLDPGGQPVESLDAYLQRGGGEAFQRARAIEPQAIVDELRRAGLRGRGGAGFPTAVKWDGARADAAGTKFVCANGAEGEPGTFKDRYLLRMNPYQVIEGLAIARHVIGAQRAYLCVKGTFSPEIARVRRALDELAQSGMADSIELVLGPDEYLFGEERALLSVIEGGPPLPRLFPPHIHGLFGPAYGTSGQELHNPTVVNNLETLAHVTQIVRRGPEWFRGFGTPDTPGTMLFTVSGDVQSPCVTERPLGLTLRELIEDVAGGPRPGRRVKAVFPGLANALVTPDRLDTPLGFDTMRQAGSALGSGAFIVYDDTACMVQVAWMFSHFLHVESCGQCPPCKLGSQRVTEHLARLIDGSAERRDLDEIAAILPWVPNGGRCSLATSESVVVGSILDAFPEDFGAHLHGECSLRHDLMLPKVVDYVPGKGFTYDQTYLDKQPDWTYREA is encoded by the coding sequence GTGACCAGCCAGGCGTCGGTGCTCCTGGATCCGGGCGGCCAGCCGGTGGAGTCCCTCGACGCATACCTTCAGCGCGGCGGCGGCGAAGCGTTCCAGCGAGCCCGTGCGATCGAACCGCAGGCAATCGTGGACGAACTGCGCCGGGCCGGGCTGCGGGGCCGCGGCGGCGCGGGATTCCCCACTGCCGTCAAGTGGGACGGCGCCCGCGCCGACGCGGCAGGGACGAAATTCGTCTGCGCCAACGGCGCCGAGGGCGAGCCCGGCACCTTCAAGGACCGCTATCTGCTGCGGATGAACCCGTACCAGGTGATCGAGGGCCTGGCCATCGCGCGGCACGTGATCGGAGCGCAGCGCGCCTACCTGTGTGTCAAGGGCACGTTCTCACCGGAGATCGCCCGTGTCCGTCGCGCCTTGGACGAACTCGCCCAGTCGGGAATGGCCGACTCCATAGAGCTCGTGCTCGGGCCCGACGAATACCTCTTCGGCGAGGAGCGGGCACTGCTGTCGGTGATCGAGGGTGGCCCCCCGCTACCGCGCCTGTTCCCGCCCCACATTCATGGGCTCTTCGGCCCCGCCTACGGCACCTCGGGCCAAGAACTGCACAACCCGACGGTGGTCAACAACCTGGAGACGCTGGCCCACGTCACGCAGATCGTGCGTCGGGGGCCCGAGTGGTTCCGCGGCTTCGGCACCCCCGACACCCCTGGCACCATGCTGTTCACGGTCTCCGGTGATGTGCAAAGTCCGTGCGTGACCGAGCGGCCGCTGGGGCTGACGCTCCGGGAACTCATCGAAGACGTTGCCGGCGGCCCACGCCCTGGGCGACGTGTGAAGGCGGTCTTCCCGGGGCTCGCCAACGCGCTCGTCACGCCCGACCGACTGGATACGCCGCTGGGGTTCGACACCATGCGCCAAGCCGGGTCAGCACTCGGCTCCGGCGCCTTCATCGTCTACGACGACACCGCGTGCATGGTACAGGTCGCGTGGATGTTCTCGCACTTCCTCCACGTCGAGTCCTGTGGGCAGTGCCCGCCGTGCAAGCTCGGGTCCCAGCGCGTCACCGAACACCTGGCCCGGCTGATCGACGGTTCCGCCGAGCGCCGCGACCTCGACGAGATCGCGGCGATCCTGCCCTGGGTGCCGAACGGGGGGCGTTGTTCACTGGCGACTTCGGAGTCCGTGGTCGTGGGCAGCATCCTTGACGCCTTTCCAGAGGACTTCGGGGCTCACCTCCACGGCGAGTGCAGTCTCCGTCACGACCTGATGCTGCCGAAGGTGGTCGACTACGTACCGGGAAAGGGCTTCACCTACGACCAGACGTACCTGGACAAGCAGCCGGACTGGACGTACAGGGAAGCGTGA
- a CDS encoding DUF2267 domain-containing protein: protein MSEHDLVTAIQRRAGLRTTSESKRLLEGVLQALAYVLPAEHIDAVCACVPEDLVWCLRCGPGTPDPLIDSEVFLGWVMSSVETTGGSDQTLGGDDPLAATAGVEGQARVRAVLDELWQRVDARSQDAVAACLPSGVADHLSHAGGPERGGL from the coding sequence ATGAGCGAGCACGATCTGGTGACCGCGATCCAACGTAGGGCAGGACTGCGGACCACCAGCGAGAGCAAACGGCTGCTGGAGGGCGTGCTTCAGGCGCTGGCCTATGTCCTGCCCGCCGAACACATCGACGCGGTCTGCGCCTGCGTGCCCGAGGATCTGGTGTGGTGCCTACGATGTGGCCCGGGCACGCCCGATCCCCTCATCGACAGCGAGGTCTTCCTCGGTTGGGTGATGTCCTCGGTCGAGACGACCGGCGGGTCCGACCAGACGCTCGGCGGTGACGACCCGCTCGCCGCCACGGCCGGCGTGGAGGGGCAGGCCCGGGTGCGTGCCGTGCTCGACGAGCTGTGGCAACGCGTGGATGCGCGCTCACAGGACGCGGTGGCCGCGTGCTTGCCGAGCGGCGTTGCAGACCATCTGAGCCACGCCGGCGGACCTGAGCGGGGTGGACTGTGA
- a CDS encoding 2-oxoacid:ferredoxin oxidoreductase subunit beta yields the protein MSSATASSFDTWVKPTWCPGCGDFGILAAVKHALTDLAIAPHETLVVSGIGCGSKLPDYMHVNGFQTLHGRPLAVATGAKLANHQLTVVVVDGDGDAYGIGGNHFIHTVRRNTDVTHLVENNQIYALTKGQYSPTTPQGRVTTTSPEGVIERAVNPVALALTMGATFVARAFAGEPTHLAGVIKQAVSHRGYALIDVLQPCVVFNRINTYQWYSERIYKLDDAGHDPQDRAAAERAAVEWDDRIPIGVIYREDGVPTYEEQLPALRDGPLVGRSLTERAAFDGLKNQFM from the coding sequence ATGTCTAGCGCCACGGCAAGCAGCTTCGACACGTGGGTCAAGCCGACGTGGTGCCCAGGATGCGGCGACTTCGGCATCCTGGCCGCGGTCAAGCACGCATTGACGGACCTGGCGATCGCACCCCACGAGACTCTGGTCGTCTCAGGCATCGGTTGCGGCAGCAAGCTGCCGGACTACATGCACGTCAACGGGTTCCAGACGCTCCACGGACGGCCCTTGGCTGTAGCGACGGGTGCCAAGCTGGCGAACCACCAGCTCACCGTTGTGGTCGTGGACGGCGACGGTGACGCCTACGGCATCGGCGGCAACCACTTCATCCACACGGTGAGGCGCAACACCGACGTGACACACCTCGTGGAGAACAACCAGATCTACGCCCTGACGAAGGGCCAGTACTCTCCGACGACGCCGCAGGGTCGAGTGACGACCACGTCGCCCGAAGGCGTGATCGAGCGGGCGGTCAATCCTGTCGCGCTCGCGCTCACAATGGGCGCCACGTTCGTGGCGCGGGCGTTCGCCGGCGAGCCGACTCACCTGGCAGGCGTGATCAAACAGGCCGTCAGCCATCGCGGCTACGCGCTGATCGACGTGCTCCAACCGTGCGTCGTCTTCAATCGGATCAACACCTACCAGTGGTACAGCGAACGCATCTACAAGCTGGACGACGCGGGGCACGATCCGCAGGACCGCGCCGCGGCGGAGCGAGCGGCTGTCGAGTGGGACGACCGGATCCCGATCGGTGTCATCTACCGCGAGGACGGCGTGCCCACGTACGAGGAGCAGCTGCCGGCGCTGCGCGATGGACCCCTGGTCGGCCGATCCCTGACAGAGCGGGCCGCGTTCGACGGCCTCAAGAACCAGTTCATGTAG
- a CDS encoding 2-oxoacid:acceptor oxidoreductase subunit alpha, translated as MDDEISVRIGGDAGQGVESIAGGFAKALARAGLHVFTAPDYRSRIRGGHNFHQIRAGVRPIFAQRTPADLLVAMTPETIDVHLAQLPPGAAVLYDEALRLEDRIRYRLDAEQLRARDLRLMPVPLARIAADHGSRVMMSTAALGALGGVTGVPLDMISEVTRDTFARKGADVVGANLAVAAAAHRVAEQRHGGFGSPLPHGDGRRRMLLHGNHAFALGALAGGCRFMAAYPMTPATSIVEYLASVAAEHDVVTKHAEDEIAAVCMAIGAAHVGARAMTATSGGGFSLMTEALGLAGITETPLVVVNVQRGGPSTGLSTRTEQADLLFALHASNGEFPRIVIAPGSVEECFEAGWRAFNLAERYQCPVIVLSDLFLASSLQTVEPGAFDLDAVPIDRGALVASGTASILGGETSHRTVGDGSAGKTATAHAWEPGTYPRYAVTDSGVSPRPLPGDPAAVFGAASTEHTQDGHITEEVHTRVAMMRKRMRKEQAALREDIRAPRRFGPEEPELTLVCWGSTVGAAREVATQFTATGRPAAVLQFHDLWPFPAAAAAAALDVAGLTIGVEQNFTGQLAKLIRMSTGRQLDRQILAYDGRPFSPQEILTAVEQALAGAEEIHLVSGEPPLPRETEVGVNV; from the coding sequence ATGGATGACGAGATCAGCGTGCGAATCGGCGGCGACGCCGGCCAGGGTGTCGAGTCCATCGCCGGGGGCTTCGCCAAGGCGCTGGCACGCGCCGGACTTCATGTCTTCACCGCGCCTGACTACCGTTCACGGATCCGTGGAGGGCACAACTTCCACCAAATCCGCGCTGGCGTGCGCCCCATCTTCGCGCAACGCACTCCCGCCGACCTGCTCGTGGCGATGACCCCGGAGACGATCGACGTCCATCTGGCGCAGCTACCACCTGGGGCGGCCGTGCTCTACGACGAGGCGCTCCGGCTCGAGGACCGGATCCGGTACCGGCTGGATGCCGAGCAGCTGCGCGCCCGAGACTTGCGTCTGATGCCCGTCCCACTGGCCAGGATCGCCGCGGACCATGGCAGTCGGGTGATGATGAGCACCGCCGCGCTCGGTGCGCTCGGCGGGGTCACGGGCGTCCCGCTGGACATGATCTCGGAGGTGACTCGGGACACGTTCGCGCGGAAGGGTGCGGACGTGGTCGGCGCGAACCTGGCAGTGGCTGCTGCTGCGCATCGCGTCGCCGAGCAGCGGCACGGCGGCTTCGGGTCTCCCCTGCCACATGGCGATGGGCGTCGGCGGATGCTGTTGCACGGAAACCACGCCTTCGCCCTCGGCGCCCTCGCCGGAGGGTGCCGTTTCATGGCCGCGTACCCGATGACGCCCGCAACGTCGATCGTGGAGTACCTGGCGAGCGTCGCCGCGGAGCACGATGTGGTGACGAAGCACGCCGAGGACGAGATTGCGGCGGTGTGCATGGCGATCGGCGCGGCGCACGTCGGCGCCCGGGCGATGACGGCAACGTCGGGTGGCGGCTTCTCGCTGATGACCGAGGCCCTCGGCCTCGCGGGAATCACCGAGACACCCCTGGTGGTCGTCAACGTGCAACGGGGTGGGCCCTCCACCGGGCTGTCCACACGTACCGAGCAGGCGGACCTGCTGTTCGCCCTTCATGCCTCCAACGGGGAGTTCCCCCGCATCGTGATCGCGCCGGGCAGCGTCGAGGAGTGCTTCGAGGCCGGCTGGCGCGCCTTCAACCTCGCCGAGCGCTACCAGTGCCCGGTGATCGTGCTCTCGGACCTGTTCCTCGCAAGCTCGCTGCAAACGGTCGAGCCGGGGGCATTCGATCTCGACGCCGTACCCATTGACCGAGGAGCCCTGGTCGCCTCGGGGACCGCGTCGATCCTCGGGGGCGAGACGTCGCACCGCACCGTCGGAGACGGGTCGGCGGGAAAAACGGCAACGGCGCACGCCTGGGAGCCGGGCACGTATCCCCGCTACGCGGTCACCGACAGCGGGGTCTCACCGCGCCCGCTGCCAGGTGATCCGGCGGCGGTGTTCGGTGCAGCAAGCACTGAGCACACCCAGGACGGGCACATCACCGAGGAGGTGCACACGCGGGTGGCGATGATGCGCAAGCGGATGCGCAAAGAGCAGGCTGCTCTGCGGGAGGACATCCGGGCACCCCGCCGATTCGGTCCGGAAGAACCTGAGCTCACGCTCGTGTGCTGGGGGTCGACCGTAGGCGCGGCGCGCGAGGTGGCCACCCAGTTCACCGCGACCGGGCGTCCAGCCGCCGTGCTGCAGTTCCACGACCTGTGGCCGTTCCCGGCGGCGGCGGCCGCTGCCGCCTTGGACGTCGCCGGGCTCACGATAGGCGTCGAGCAGAACTTCACGGGCCAGCTCGCCAAGCTGATCCGGATGTCGACGGGGCGGCAGCTGGACCGTCAGATCCTCGCTTACGACGGGCGTCCCTTCTCCCCGCAGGAAATCCTGACGGCGGTGGAGCAGGCCCTGGCCGGAGCCGAAGAGATCCACCTGGTTTCCGGGGAGCCGCCGCTGCCGCGGGAAACCGAGGTGGGCGTCAATGTCTAG
- a CDS encoding antibiotic biosynthesis monooxygenase family protein yields MFVALVRFPTVPTERDGEFVDWFNWSNEALRETSGLRQRRLLRGSDGSYSAVVEHESAETFAAMHNTDQARLAQARLAEILDEHPQATTFEVAADLEASGSCCTDTGNPTGTPSDERGADEADRSPAVVGGCCAQH; encoded by the coding sequence ATGTTCGTAGCACTGGTCCGTTTCCCGACCGTCCCGACTGAGCGCGATGGCGAATTCGTGGACTGGTTCAACTGGTCCAACGAAGCTCTGCGCGAGACGTCGGGTCTGCGGCAGCGGCGGCTTCTGCGTGGGTCCGACGGGTCGTACTCAGCAGTCGTGGAGCACGAGAGTGCTGAAACGTTCGCGGCGATGCACAACACGGACCAGGCGCGTCTCGCCCAGGCCCGGCTCGCCGAGATCCTGGACGAGCACCCACAGGCGACGACGTTCGAAGTAGCAGCCGATCTCGAGGCATCCGGCTCTTGCTGCACGGACACCGGCAACCCGACCGGAACCCCCTCCGACGAGCGCGGCGCCGATGAAGCAGACCGGAGCCCGGCCGTCGTAGGCGGCTGCTGTGCGCAGCACTGA
- a CDS encoding MFS transporter: MQQDLGFGAARLGLGVSVFFGVAALSTILGIGAFTRLGRRVGLVTAGGLVGAGGLFIATVADGWWALALGMAVLGLANAACQGTANAAVSTALPQHRRGLGFGIKQSAVPLAIMFGGLAVPTTTVLFGWRSTYLIIGLVGLVVALVGLLRRVPEPAPAPRGRSGPPADSAPVRPLVMCGLSMMFANAGANFSGAYLASWAYGVGLTVEEAGLLLAVGAGSSALMRVLVGHGADRRHGRNLPVVAGLMLSGAGCLAILAAVPQVWTVLIFGSLAFAVGWSWPGLLLYAVARLGRDAPAQASSLVQAGAFAGGALGPAAYGLVVALIGFQAGWFVASASFVLAAVLLLIARQGFVRDLQVRPPRTPFGYGGGHDRPRYTTRSPDTSP, from the coding sequence ATGCAGCAGGACCTGGGGTTCGGGGCGGCCCGGCTGGGTCTGGGCGTCAGCGTCTTCTTCGGGGTGGCCGCGCTGAGCACCATCCTGGGGATCGGTGCTTTCACCCGGCTGGGCCGGCGGGTGGGTCTGGTGACCGCCGGAGGCCTCGTGGGTGCCGGCGGACTGTTCATCGCGACCGTCGCCGACGGCTGGTGGGCGCTCGCCCTGGGCATGGCCGTTCTCGGCCTGGCGAACGCCGCGTGCCAGGGCACCGCCAACGCTGCGGTCTCCACCGCACTGCCCCAGCACCGACGCGGTCTGGGCTTCGGGATCAAGCAGAGCGCGGTGCCGCTGGCCATCATGTTCGGGGGGCTGGCCGTGCCCACCACCACGGTGCTCTTCGGCTGGCGCAGCACCTATCTGATCATCGGCCTCGTCGGCCTGGTCGTCGCCCTGGTGGGCCTGCTGCGGCGGGTGCCCGAGCCGGCTCCCGCACCCCGTGGGCGGAGTGGACCGCCGGCCGACAGTGCGCCCGTGCGTCCTCTGGTGATGTGCGGCCTGAGCATGATGTTCGCCAACGCCGGGGCCAACTTCTCGGGTGCCTACCTGGCCAGCTGGGCCTACGGGGTGGGCCTCACGGTGGAGGAGGCCGGGCTGCTGCTCGCGGTCGGAGCCGGCAGTTCGGCCCTGATGAGGGTTCTGGTCGGCCACGGGGCGGACCGCCGCCACGGCCGCAACCTTCCGGTGGTGGCCGGCCTGATGCTCTCGGGGGCCGGGTGCCTGGCGATCCTCGCCGCCGTCCCGCAGGTGTGGACCGTACTGATCTTCGGCTCGCTGGCTTTCGCGGTCGGCTGGTCGTGGCCCGGACTCCTCCTCTACGCGGTGGCGCGACTGGGGCGCGACGCCCCCGCCCAGGCATCCTCCCTGGTGCAGGCCGGGGCCTTCGCCGGCGGGGCCCTCGGTCCGGCGGCCTACGGGCTGGTGGTCGCCCTGATCGGCTTCCAGGCCGGTTGGTTCGTCGCCTCCGCCAGCTTCGTCCTGGCCGCCGTTCTGCTCCTGATCGCCCGCCAAGGGTTCGTGCGTGACCTGCAGGTCCGTCCGCCCAGGACACCCTTCGGCTACGGCGGGGGCCACGACCGACCGCGCTACACCACCAGATCGCCGGACACGTCCCCGTAG
- a CDS encoding VOC family protein, whose translation MLITALDHLVMTCSDVDRTIDWYTRVLELPVITYGPGRRALLVGQQKINLRPAVGSDDWLTGATSTPGDQDLCFLTDLSPQQVLERLAALGVEVTNGPITRDGARGTLRSVYCLDPDGSLVEISSYE comes from the coding sequence ATGCTGATCACCGCCCTCGACCACCTGGTCATGACCTGCTCCGACGTGGACCGGACCATCGACTGGTACACACGGGTGCTGGAGCTGCCCGTCATCACGTACGGTCCCGGCCGGCGCGCCCTCCTCGTCGGGCAGCAGAAGATCAACCTGCGTCCAGCGGTGGGGTCCGACGACTGGCTCACCGGTGCCACCTCCACACCAGGTGACCAGGACCTGTGCTTCCTCACCGACCTCTCGCCCCAGCAGGTGCTGGAACGGCTCGCGGCACTCGGTGTCGAGGTGACGAACGGGCCGATCACGCGCGACGGCGCACGCGGCACCCTCCGTTCCGTCTACTGCCTCGACCCTGACGGCTCGCTCGTCGAGATCTCGTCCTACGAGTGA
- a CDS encoding zinc ribbon domain-containing protein, whose translation MTDEPCTVCGERNPGRAQFCTFCGAYLGWDDEDEPTGLVLLDEPVAERVRHEPVPPSSPEGGAQEEAAAGESGKDAGLPRFPVPQHARAGYDRTRPRPPQDRPRAQPQDPTTVFRLPGRPGPEDEEDLDRGLQAQALGAEVVVTPGGPPAAAAVRVVNTSTIVQAYDVTVVNAPPWLVVVDGRVELLPGADEQVLVHLSIRPEDLVPVQRARLRLRVQAESALELRRDVGVDLVVGAVAAPPQLRLEPSTLRARDSTTALFRVIVDNRRSNEVRRVHLTGSDPELAARFGFTPEHLEVPPGGAVAARLRVDAPLPEPGEQLTRTLNVVAVDGRSEYEARATFVQTSSAPVVDPPVSVRLDPSVVRVKDGAVGHATVVLDNRAGTRPQWVELSVDDDEGVVRFSLSADRVEVPPGRTEGVHLTMTAPRPDVGQTCTRLVTVAVWNGETVREADGTFEQAGSDRRPVIRAVLTVLGAVAMVLGSVLPWTTVPPPTGIGWTYDALVTHFTPFDDLWVNGRGGPAPSSRSKDCSRRSTPSSGQGGSASCSPCWSSSA comes from the coding sequence GTGACCGACGAGCCGTGCACCGTCTGCGGGGAACGCAACCCCGGCCGGGCCCAGTTCTGCACCTTCTGCGGCGCCTACCTGGGCTGGGACGACGAGGACGAGCCCACGGGCCTGGTCCTGCTCGACGAGCCCGTCGCGGAGCGGGTCCGGCACGAGCCGGTCCCCCCGAGCTCGCCCGAGGGCGGCGCCCAGGAGGAGGCGGCCGCCGGAGAGTCGGGAAAGGATGCCGGCCTGCCACGGTTCCCCGTGCCGCAGCACGCGCGCGCCGGCTACGACCGCACGAGGCCCCGGCCGCCGCAGGATCGACCCAGGGCGCAGCCGCAGGACCCGACGACGGTGTTCCGGCTGCCCGGACGACCCGGCCCGGAGGATGAGGAGGACCTGGACAGGGGCCTGCAGGCGCAGGCCCTGGGGGCGGAGGTCGTCGTGACCCCCGGTGGTCCACCAGCGGCCGCCGCGGTGCGGGTGGTCAACACCTCCACCATCGTGCAGGCCTACGACGTCACCGTCGTCAACGCTCCCCCCTGGCTGGTCGTCGTCGACGGTCGCGTGGAGCTGCTGCCCGGAGCGGACGAGCAGGTCCTGGTGCACCTCAGCATCCGACCGGAGGACCTGGTGCCGGTGCAGCGGGCCCGGCTGCGGCTGCGCGTCCAGGCCGAGTCGGCCCTGGAGCTCCGCCGGGACGTCGGGGTCGACCTGGTCGTGGGTGCCGTTGCCGCCCCGCCCCAGCTGCGCCTGGAGCCGAGCACCCTCCGGGCGAGGGACTCGACCACGGCGCTGTTCCGGGTGATCGTGGACAACCGTCGGAGCAACGAGGTGCGCCGGGTGCACCTGACGGGCAGCGACCCGGAGCTGGCCGCCCGCTTCGGGTTCACCCCGGAGCACCTGGAGGTGCCCCCGGGCGGCGCGGTGGCCGCGCGGCTGCGCGTGGACGCACCGCTGCCGGAGCCGGGTGAGCAGCTCACCCGCACGCTGAACGTGGTGGCGGTGGACGGACGGTCGGAGTACGAGGCCCGCGCCACCTTCGTCCAGACCTCCTCCGCGCCCGTGGTGGACCCGCCCGTGTCCGTTCGGTTGGATCCCTCCGTCGTCCGGGTGAAGGACGGTGCGGTCGGCCACGCCACCGTCGTCCTCGACAACCGGGCCGGCACGCGACCCCAGTGGGTGGAGCTCTCGGTGGACGACGACGAGGGGGTGGTCCGGTTCTCGCTGTCGGCGGACCGGGTGGAGGTGCCTCCGGGTCGGACCGAGGGTGTGCACCTCACGATGACGGCACCCCGCCCGGACGTCGGGCAGACGTGCACACGGCTGGTCACCGTGGCGGTGTGGAACGGTGAGACGGTCCGGGAGGCGGACGGCACCTTCGAGCAGGCCGGCTCCGACCGGCGGCCCGTCATCAGGGCCGTCCTGACCGTCCTGGGGGCCGTCGCGATGGTGCTGGGGTCAGTGCTCCCGTGGACCACGGTCCCGCCGCCGACGGGGATCGGGTGGACCTACGACGCGCTGGTCACCCACTTCACCCCCTTCGACGACCTCTGGGTCAACGGGCGCGGTGGGCCCGCCCCTTCCTCGAGGAGCAAGGACTGCTCGCGCCGATCAACGCCATCGTCAGGGCAGGGTGGGTCAGCATCCTGCTCGCCGTGCTGGTCCTCTTCGGCCTGA